From one Salmo salar chromosome ssa09, Ssal_v3.1, whole genome shotgun sequence genomic stretch:
- the LOC106612615 gene encoding histone H3.3A — protein sequence MARTKQTARKSTGGKAPRKQLATKAARKSAPSTGGVKKPHRYRPGTVALREIRRYQKSTELLIRKLPFQRLVREIAQDFKTDLRFQSAAIGALQEASEAYLVGLFEDTNLCAIHAKRVTIMPKDIQLARRIRGERA from the exons ATGGCCCGTACCAAGCAGACAGCCCGTAAATCTACTGGAGGCAAAGCCCCACGTAAGCAGCTGGCCACCAAAGCTGCCCGCAAGAGTGCCCCTTCTACTGGCGGGGTCAAGAAGCCCCATCGCTACAG GCCTGGTACTGTGGCCCTGCGTGAGATCCGTCGTTACCAGAAGTCCACTGAGCTGCTGATCCGCAAGCTGCCCTTCCAGCGCCTGGTGAGAGAAATCGCTCAGGACTTCAAGACTGACTTGCGTTTCCAGAGTGCAGCCATTGGAGCCCTGCAG GAGGCCAGCGAGGCTTACCTGGTTGGTCTGTTTGAGGACACCAACTTGTGCGCCATCCACGCCAAGCGTGTCACCATCATGCCCAAAGACATCCAGCTGGCCCGTCGTATCCGTGGGGAGCGTGCTTAG
- the LOC106612613 gene encoding ribosome biogenesis protein NOP53, with translation MAAVKRLKRVAALQPGFISFESSAGSDDLNSGRRKRVNKNKKKNWNKHSDIQDVEEFLDDVRLQERATGGLISEKPDDSLFFVDIGDQKKSVQPEVQEGKKGKKSKSRPLRIDLILQHDSLVPPPKDILAHQQPNAKKLRRIAENAEKLAAMGVLPRRQKRLLNRRPATKTSKAKTAANNFPDRPYYDLWGVEAKETADPYYLEQTGKSRVKRPEKLNAKPSILPAVEVIAPGGSYNPDFFSHQALLLEAHEVEVKREKAELRIERQLAVKQEDTATEETVFQELVEGLVEEDEDEEEEEDVSIRGGLQQEKKTEKERKRERADKIKSQQKQAARVFTDKKQQLFQLRSIQATLKRREQRTRERVAQRKANQEAEKSMPRRLGRLKFQAQDLEIQLSDEISGSLRTLKPEGSVLKDRFKSMQKRNMIEPRERAKFKRRHKLKYVEKRAFKEIT, from the exons ATGGCGGCGGTGAAGAGACTCAAACGCGTGGCAGCGTTGCAGCCAGGATTCATATCTTTTGAATCGTCGGCCGGATCAGATGACTTGAACAGTGGCCGGAGAAAGCGtgtgaataagaataagaaaaagAATTGGAACAAACACAGTGATATTCAAGATGTTGAAGAGTTTTTGGATGACGTGAGACTTCAGGAAAGAGCTACAGG AGGACTGATATCTGAGAAGCCAGATGATAGCCTGTTCTTTGTGGACATAGGAGATCAGAAAAAAAGTGTCCAGCCAG AAGTCCAAGAGGGAAAGAAGGGGAAGAAGTCAAAGTCACGGCCCCTGAGGATAGACCTGATCCTGCAGCATGACTCCCTTGTCCCTCCGCCTAAAGA taTTTTGGCCCACCAGCAACCGAACGCAAAGAAACTCCGCCGCATTGCTGAGAATGCCGAGAAATTGGCGGCCATGGGTGTGTTGCCACGGAGACAGAAACGGCTCTTGAACCGCAGACCGGCAACTAAAACGTCAAAGGCAAAGACGGCAGCCAACAACTTCCCAGACAGACCCTATTATGACTTGTGGGGAGTAGAGG CCAAAGAGACAGCAGATCCTTACTACCTTGAGCAAACAGGGAAAAGCCGTGTGAAG CGACCAGAGAAGCTCAACGCAAAGCCCTCTATTCTCCCGGCAGTGGAAGTCATAGCCCCTGGAGGCTCCTACAACCCAGACTTCTTCTCCCATCAG GCCTTGTTACTAGAGGCCCATGAGGTGGAGGTGAAGAGGGAGAAAGCGGAGCTGAGAATAGAGAGACAGCTGGCTGTCAAACAAGAGGATACTGCCACTGAG GAGACAGTCTTCCAGGAACTAGTGGAAGGTCTAGTGGAAGAGgacgaagatgaggaggaggaagaggatgtttCTATTCGTGGCGGCTTGCAGcaggagaaaaagacagagaaagaaaggaagagagagcgagccgACAAGATAAAG TCGCAACAGAAGCAGGCGGCAAGGGTGTTCACTGACAAGAAGCAGCAGCTCTTCCAGCTGCGCTCCATCCAGGCGACCCTGAAGAGGCGGGAGCAGCGGACCAGAGAGAGGGTGGCCCAGCGGAAGgccaaccaggaggcagagaagtccatgccccgacgtcTCGGCAGACTCAA GTTCCAGGCTCAGGATCTAGAGATCCAGCTGAGTGATGAGATTTCTGGTTCCCTGCGGACACTCAAG CCAGAGGGCAGTGTCCTCAAGGACCGCTTCAAGAGTATGCAGAAGAGGAACATGATTGAGCCCAGAGAACGAGCCAA
- the LOC106612614 gene encoding histone H3.3A: MARTKQTARKSTGGKAPRKQLATKAARKSAPSTGGVKKPHRYRPGTVALREIRRYQKSTELLIRKLPFQRLVREIAQDFKTDLRFQSAAIGALQEASEAYLVGLFEDTNLCAIHAKRVTIMPKDIQLARRIRGERA; the protein is encoded by the exons ATGGCCCGTACCAAGCAGACAGCCCGTAAATCTACTGGAGGCAAAGCCCCACGTAAGCAGCTGGCCACCAAAGCTGCCCGCAAGAGTGCCCCTTCTACTGGCGGGGTCAAGAAGCCCCATCGCTACAG GCCTGGTACTGTGGCCCTGCGTGAGATCCGTCGGTACCAGAAGTCCACTGAGCTGCTGATCCGCAAGCTGCCCTTCCAGCGCCTGGTGAGAGAAATCGCTCAGGACTTCAAGACTGACCTGCGTTTCCAGAGTGCAGCCATTGGAGCCCTGCAG GAGGCCAGTGAGGCTTACCTGGTTGGTCTGTTTGAGGACACCAACTTGTGCGCCATCCACGCCAAGCGTGTCACCATCATGCCCAAAGACATCCAGCTGGCCCGTCGTATCCGTGGGGAGCGTGCTTAG